In Anabrus simplex isolate iqAnaSimp1 chromosome 14, ASM4041472v1, whole genome shotgun sequence, a genomic segment contains:
- the LOC136885665 gene encoding dihydrofolate reductase isoform X2: MDEDWTPIQLDVIAAVDQNMGIGKGQDLPWRIPAEFNYFLNMTSKTKSNAPNRRNAIIIGRKTWETMDSVTSKPFPGALNIVLSRFSPPEPLDYPDTITCGSLDKAVKLLSTDPKYSNIEQAWVIGGAQVYRAALLSPYFRRLYLSRIQAVYPCDIFFPEEFDEDSFIRVSDDRIGDSRVPRGVQMDSKEGVKFEVCVFEKRNIND, translated from the coding sequence ATGGACGAGGACTGGACTCCTATTCAACTAGATGTGATAGCAGCTGTCGATCAGAACATGGGGATTGGGAAAGGCCAAGATTTACCGTGGCGAATCCCAGCGGAGTTCAACTACTTCTTAAACATGACCTCCAAGACTAAATCTAATGCACCAAATCGTCGTAATGCCATCATCATCGGCCGCAAGACGTGGGAGACCATGGACTCTGTTACTTCGAAACCTTTCCCTGGTGCTCTTAATATCGTACTGAGCAGGTTCTCTCCCCCAGAGCCACTTGACTACCCTGACACCATCACCTGTGGATCCCTGGATAAGGCGGTTAAGCTGCTCTCGACAGATCCAAAGTACTCTAACATAGAACAGGCCTGGGTGATTGGAGGGGCACAAGTCTACAGAGCGGCGCTGCTGTCTCCATACTTTAGAAGACTTTATTTGTCCCGAATCCAAGCTGTTTACCCATGTGACATCTTCTTTCCCGAAGAGTTTGACGAGGACTCATTTATACGAGTTAGTGACGATCGGATTGGAGACAGCAGAGTTCCTAGAGGTGTCCAGATGGACAGCAAAGAAGGAGTCAAATTTGAAGTGTGTGTGTTTGAAAAGAGGAATATTAATGACTGA
- the LOC136885665 gene encoding dihydrofolate reductase isoform X1 translates to MRKTCFLNVYSNAMDEDWTPIQLDVIAAVDQNMGIGKGQDLPWRIPAEFNYFLNMTSKTKSNAPNRRNAIIIGRKTWETMDSVTSKPFPGALNIVLSRFSPPEPLDYPDTITCGSLDKAVKLLSTDPKYSNIEQAWVIGGAQVYRAALLSPYFRRLYLSRIQAVYPCDIFFPEEFDEDSFIRVSDDRIGDSRVPRGVQMDSKEGVKFEVCVFEKRNIND, encoded by the exons ATGAGGAAGACATGCTTCTTAAAT GTATATTCAAACGCCATGGACGAGGACTGGACTCCTATTCAACTAGATGTGATAGCAGCTGTCGATCAGAACATGGGGATTGGGAAAGGCCAAGATTTACCGTGGCGAATCCCAGCGGAGTTCAACTACTTCTTAAACATGACCTCCAAGACTAAATCTAATGCACCAAATCGTCGTAATGCCATCATCATCGGCCGCAAGACGTGGGAGACCATGGACTCTGTTACTTCGAAACCTTTCCCTGGTGCTCTTAATATCGTACTGAGCAGGTTCTCTCCCCCAGAGCCACTTGACTACCCTGACACCATCACCTGTGGATCCCTGGATAAGGCGGTTAAGCTGCTCTCGACAGATCCAAAGTACTCTAACATAGAACAGGCCTGGGTGATTGGAGGGGCACAAGTCTACAGAGCGGCGCTGCTGTCTCCATACTTTAGAAGACTTTATTTGTCCCGAATCCAAGCTGTTTACCCATGTGACATCTTCTTTCCCGAAGAGTTTGACGAGGACTCATTTATACGAGTTAGTGACGATCGGATTGGAGACAGCAGAGTTCCTAGAGGTGTCCAGATGGACAGCAAAGAAGGAGTCAAATTTGAAGTGTGTGTGTTTGAAAAGAGGAATATTAATGACTGA